From a single Oreochromis niloticus isolate F11D_XX linkage group LG4, O_niloticus_UMD_NMBU, whole genome shotgun sequence genomic region:
- the si:dkey-89b17.4 gene encoding zinc finger protein 646 codes for MAMHDMSRAKGFPCKECDMVCPSTPSLLEHMKAHYQQEETGRFECEQCGRIYKHAASLANHKKSHEVGSFQCPVCTRTLPNAVALKNHLRIHTLSPSSAHTEEESEEVPEEAGHDERDYGLTQDLSDGFGRSHLNNSGMGHSVLQSHETDEHAKKGSPESDDAWDRPFKCDQCDRTYRHHGSLVNHKKCHQQGTFKCSVCFKQFGNLAALNSHERTHSKFKTPGASMVSSSSSSSSLHDSERSTGTQSSQSEDTTACFCHLCQVALPNKADFQEHILLHNTASPTLSLPRSFPGIMPHNLSAVRSPAYTPALGDPLPLPLPPVPTEKRGPYDPIMGPPVNNPIYTCAYCGAGHPDLETLKVHYLTHDPHPPSHSQDSSILNSETLSSGSQSSVASPSGGRVPQANSPDDEERRFKCGECGKSYRHAGSLVNHKRCHQTGHYQCTICCKQYPHLAALHSHLRSHKGRPSNQPINNDSNDWLSPEPLTLDSQQSYVQEGSGATTPISLPGNLGEAAHFVPDGGHSSGLDSLEFHDRFDGSSLSQSSSAHRQADRHVCADCGEMYGDVSGIKSHMCPRRGQQQQQANMSNGFMGNMNYHSSSGTSLPAGSSSSLKEGGSQRQYPQSGGKRMGSNDKDDDDDGEVYQCSVCGNHYASLRALRSHLRSHANNPTGPGPSNLQQDWRMICSTCGQTFARKQDLLNHQLIHGPQRPDGQQQGIAGSSANGNEKMDGRSHICVDCGMFFADRHHLITHLCPGKNRGNSMNKPGLNGAKGMSGGDGVGGGVAGRSCDVGADGRRPMVDQSDKPHKCDQCGRGYRHPCSLLNHKKSHKTGVFRCLVCQKRYYNLLALKNHQRTHFDLKRHKCEECGKAFKIQKQLINHLRLHEEHRAKGLVRTGPNGSRFQQPDPSQMQTMRGEPSKGQVMGVKYSHQGFKKPYSSAGTSRPQKFDPAESARRPFACEECGKTYRHAGSLANHKNLHKIGEYHCNVCNSTYPNRLAMKNHLRLHFAQKKHNCQECGKGFRTQRQLATHTTAGLCKGPQGPGAQMDFECDGCCEGFATADELAAHDCPAQHLPSSSSTNTSTTISTEKNSVDMDSDERPYACDLCSCAYKHASSLLNHKHTHKTGNFRCNFCDKPYTNYMALRNHMRIHTQRKKHICHTCGKAFRLARFLRNHQKVHEEGATPFGCPTCGKSFQGRSGLARHRCGDNQVGMEVRRKATAPTGEGEECRYTCDQCGRSYRHASSLLNHKNTHTVGIYHCAVCLKTYSNLLALKNHRRIHSETRRHRCHDCGKAFRVSSQLYNHRRVHQKQRELTCRSCQRAFPTQASFRLHMEITHGQTPQPRQPRTQQPRPGGSQDLGWGSGLDLTLMQEQGLNPSSVAKARSQGSNSEVVKSHVCDQCGRSYRHASSLLNHKNSHKTGTYFCSSCQKEFPNLMSLKNHRRIHTEPKRYQCPDCGKSFRVSTQLICHRRIHTKEKPFSCQQCDKRFSSKSNLRHHMKVHWSGSSAPPPMSMGAPNFLDLRPVVSSSSSRSFVCGQCGRSYRHASSLLNHKNSHKTGTYFCSSCQKEFPNLMSLKNHRRIHTEPKRYHCPDCGKSFRVSTALICHRRIHTKEKPFSCQQCDKRFSSKSNLRHHMKVHWKSPLLSRSRSSAFLAVSSRPF; via the exons ATGGCAATGCATGATATGAGTCGTGCCAAGGGTTTCCCCTGTAAAGAATGTGATATGGTTTGCCCGAGTACTCCAAGTCTTCTAGAACATATGAAAGCACATTATCAGCAAGAAGAGACCGGTCGTTTTGAGTGTGAACAGTGTGGACGAATTTATAAACACGCAGCTAGTCTAGCCAATCATAAAAAATCTCACGAAGTTGGCTCATTCCAGTGTCCTGTTTGTACACGTACGCTACCCAACGCAGTAGCTTTGAAAAATCACTTACGGATCCATACTCTATCCCCTAGTAGTgcacacacagaggaagagaGTGAGGAAGTGCCCGAAGAAGCCGGCCACGACGAGAGGGACTACGGTCTCACCCAGGACCTCTCGGACGGGTTTGGGCGCTCCCATTTGAACAATAGTGGTATGGGACATAGTGTCCTGCAAAGCCACGAGACAGACGAACACGCAAAAAAAGGCTCCCCTGAATCCGACGACGCTTGGGACAGACCTTTCAAGTGTGATCAGTGTGACAGAACTTACCGGCACCACGGTAGCCTGGTGAACCACAAGAAGTGTCACCAACAAGGAACTTTTAAGTGCTCTGTGTGTTTCAAACAATTTGGCAACCTGGCTGCCTTAAACAGCCACGAGAGAACTCACTCGAAGTTCAAGACCCCTGGGGCCTCAATGgtgagcagcagcagtagcagcagcagcctccacGACTCGGAGCGCAGCACTGGCACCCAGTCATCTCAAAGTGAAGACACCACCGCGTGTTTCTGCCACCTCTGCCAGGTAGCACTGCCAAATAAGGCAGATTTCCAAGAACACATCCTGCTGCACAACACTGCTTCACCCACCCTCAGCCTGCCACGGAGTTTTCCAGGAATCATGCCTCATAATCTGAGTGCTGTTCGATCCCCGGCATACACGCCGGCGCTGGGGGACCCTCTGCCTCTGCCTCTGCCACCTGTGCCGACTGAGAAGAGGGGCCCCTATGACCCCATTATGGGCCCTCCAGTCAACAACCCCATCTATACATGTGCATACTGTGGCGCAGGACACCCAGATCTGGAGACACTGAAAGTCCATTATCTAACTCATGatccccaccctccctcccatAGTCAGGACAGCTCCATCCTCAACTCGGAGACTCTAAGTTCCGGATCCCAGAGCTCAGTGGCCTCCCCGTCAGGAGGTCGTGTGCCCCAGGCTAATTCTCCAGATGATGAAGAGCGGCGCTTTAAATGTGGGGAGTGTGGCAAAAGTTACCGGCATGCAGGGAGCCTGGTCAACCACAAACGCTGCCACCAAACGGGCCACTACCAGTGCACCATCTGCTGTAAGCAGTACCCTCACCTGGCAGCACTACATAGCCACCTACGAAGCCACAAGGGTCGTCCTTCCAATCAGCCTATTAACAATGACAGCAATGACTGGCTATCCCCAGAGCCCCTGACTCTGGACTCGCAGCAGAGCTACGTCCAGGAAGGTAGTGGTGCCACCACTCCAATCTCCCTGCCAGGAAATCTCGGCGAAGCTGCCCACTTTGTACCAGATGGAGGCCACAGCAGTGGGCTAGACTCTCTTGAGTTCCATGATCGCTTTGATGGCAGCTCACTCTCTCAGAGCAGCTCTGCTCACCGGCAAGCTGACAGACACGTATGTGCCGACTGCGGTGAGATGTATGGCGATGTGTCTGGCATCAAGTCGCACATGTGTCCCCGCCgtggccagcagcagcagcaggccaATATGTCCAATGGTTTTATGGGGAATATGAACTACCATAGCTCCAGTGGAACCTCGCTGCCTGCTGGAAGCTCCAGCAGCCTGAAAGAAGGCGGCAGTCAACGACAGTATCCTCAAAGTGGAGGCAAGAGAATGGGAAGCAATGACAaagatgacgatgatgatggaGAGGTGTATCAGTGCTCAGTTTGTGGCAACCACTATGCTAGTCTGAGAGCTCTCAGAAGTCACCTGCGTAGTCATGCCAACAACCCCACAGGGCCAGGACCCTCCAATCTGCAGCAGGACTGGAGGATGATCTGCTCTACCTGTGGCCAGACTTTTGCCAGAAAGCAGGATCTCCTGAATCATCAGTTAATCCATGGGCCCCAAAGGCCAGATGGTCAGCAACAGGGTATTGCAGGGAGTTCAGCCAATGGCAACGAAAAGATGGATGGCCGGAGCCACATTTGTGTTGACTGTGGCATGTTTTTCGCCGATCGCCACCACCTGATCACCCACCTGTGCCCTGGGAAGAATCGAGGTAACTCGATGAACAAGCCCGGCCTAAATGGAGCCAAAGGGATGTCTGGAGGAGACGGCGTTGGCGGTGGTGTCGCTGGAAGAAGTTGTGACGTTGGCGCAGATGGACGTAGGCCAATGGTTGATCAGAGTGACAAGCCCCACAAGTGTGACCAATGTGGGCGAGGATACAGACATCCATGCTCTCTCCTTAACCACAAGAAGTCCCACAAGACCGGTGTTTTCCGTTGCCTTGTGTGCCAAAAACGTTACTACAACCTGCTGGCGCTCAAGAATCACCAAAGGACCCACTTTGACTTAAAGAG GCACAAGTGTGAAGAATGTGGCAAAGCCTTCAAGATCCAAAAGCAATTGATCAACCATCTCCGTCTCCATGAAGAACACCGAGCCAAAGGCCTTGTTCGGACTGGCCCAAACGGTTCCCGCTTCCAGCAGCCTGACCCATCTCAAATGCAGACTATGAGAGGGGAGCCATCGAAGGGCCAGGTGATGGGGGTCAAATACAGCCACCAAGGGTTCAAAAAGCCCTACTCGTCAGCCGGTACTTCCAGACCCCAGAAGTTTGATCCTGCCGAAAGTGCACGGCGGCCGTTTGCCTGCGAAGAATGTGGGAAGACTTACCGCCATGCGGGCAGCCTGGCCAATCACAAGAACCTTCACAAAATTGGAGAGTACCACTGCAATGTTTGCAACTCTACATATCCGAACAGGCTGGCAATGAAAAACCACCTTCGTCTCCACTTTGCCCAAAAGAAGCACAACTGCCAAGAGTGCGGCAAGGGCTTCCGCACCCAAAGGCAGCTCGCTACTCACACTACAGCTGGCCTGTGCAAAGGCCCACAAGGCCCTGGCGCTCAGATGGATTTCGAGTGCGACGGCTGCTGCGAAGGCTTTGCCACAGCTGACGAGCTTGCGGCTCATGACTGTCCAGCCCAGCACCTGCCTTCATCGTCCTCCACTAACACCTCGACAACCATCAGTACCGAGAAGAACTCGGTAGACATGGACTCTGACGAGAGGCCCTATGCCTGCGACCTATGCAGCTGCGCCTACAAACACGCCAGCTCCCTGTTGAACCACAAGCACACCCACAAGACCGGAAACTTCAGGTGCAACTTCTGCGACAAGCCCTATACCAACTACATGGCACTACGCAACCACATGCGCATCCACACACAGCGGAAGAAGCACATCTGCCACACATGTGGGAAAGCCTTCCGACTGGCCCGGTTCCTCCGCAACCACCAGAAAGTCCACGAGGAAGGCGCCACCCCCTTTGGCTGCCCCACCTGTGGGAAGAGCTTCCAGGGGAGGTCCGGTCTGGCCAGGCACCGCTGCGGGGACAACCAGGTAGGCATGGAAGTCAGGAGGAAGGCCACTGCACCCACGGGAGAGGGCGAAGAGTGTCGGTACAC ATGTGATCAGTGCGGCCGTTCCTACCGCCATGCCAGCTCCCTCCTCAaccacaaaaacacccataCTGTCGGCATCTACCACTGCGCCGTGTGCCTCAAGACCTACTCCAACCTGCTTGCCCTGAAGAACCATCGTCGTATCCACTCTGAGACGCGGCGCCACCGATGCCATGACTGCGGAAAGGCCTTTCGAGTTTCCTCCCAGCTCTACAACCACCGGCGTGTCCACCAGAAGCAGCGGGAGCTGACCTGCCGGTCCTGCCAGCGAGCCTTTCCCACGCAGGCTAGCTTCAGGCTCCACATGGAGATCACTCATGGCCAGACACCGCAGCCCCGCCAGCCCAGAACCCAGCAGCCCCGCCCAGGGGGCTCCCAGGACCTGGGCTGGGGGTCAGGCCTGGACCTCACCCTGATGCAAGAGCAAGGACTCAATCCCAGCAGCGTGGCCAAAGCCCGCAGCCAAGGGAGCAACAGCGAGGTCGTCAAGTCCCATGTCTGTGACCAGTGCGGTCGCTCGTACCGCCACGCCAGCTCCCTGCTCAACCACAAGAACAGCCACAAAACCGGGACCTACTTCTGCAGCTCGTGCCAGAAGGAGTTCCCCAACCTGATGTCCCTGAAGAACCACCGGCGCATTCATACTGAGCCCAAACGCTACCAGTGCCCCGACTGCGGCAAGTCCTTCAGGGTGTCCACCCAGCTCATCTGCCACCGCCGCATCCACACCAAGGAGAAGCCATTCTCCTGCCAGCAGTGCGACAAACGCTTCTCCTCCAAGTCCAACCTGAGGCACCACATGAAGGTGCACTGGAGCGGCTCATCGGCGCCTCCACCCATGTCCATGGGAGCGCCCAACTTCCTGG ATCTGAGACCGGTGGTTTCGAGCAGCAGCTCCAGGAGCTTCGTCTGCGGCCAGTGCGGTCGCTCGTACCGCCACGCCAGCTCCCTGCTCAACCACAAGAACAGCCACAAGACCGGGACCTACTTCTGCAGCTCGTGCCAGAAGGAGTTCCCCAACCTGATGTCCCTGAAGAACCACCGGCGCATCCACACTGAGCCCAAACGCTACCACTGCCCTGACTGCGGCAAGTCCTTCAGGGTTTCCACGGCACTCATCTGCCACCGCCGCATCCACACCAAGGAGAAGCCGTTCTCCTGCCAGCAGTGCGACAAACGCTTCTCCTCCAAGTCCAACCTGAGGCACCACATGAAGGTGCACTGGAAGAGCCCACTGCTGTCCAGAAGCCGGTCTTCGGCCTTCCTTGCCGTCTCCTCCAGACCTTTCTGA